From one Triticum urartu cultivar G1812 chromosome 3, Tu2.1, whole genome shotgun sequence genomic stretch:
- the LOC125549429 gene encoding zinc finger BED domain-containing protein RICESLEEPER 4-like — translation MDEEFDESVDYDAMFVEDHVEITDEEEGADEGDEEEDGDEDEDEDVEEDGDEDEEEDGADEGHAVGSKRKLTSIVWVDFKKVRVRGIWKAQCLHCKKKLGGESKNGTKHLHVHLASCTMKKVNSNGKTLSQSSLRFNSSSHGKVYVENYTFDQDYARKMLASMIVLHEYPLSIVDHTGFRRFISALKPLFNMVTRNTIRKDILDAYKV, via the exons ATGGACGAAGAATTTGATGAGTCCGTCGATTATGATGCAATGTTTGTTGAAGACCATGTTGAAATTACAGATGAAGAGGAAGGTGCGGATGAAGGGGATGAAGAGGAAGATggggatgaggatgaggatgaggatgtaGAGGAAGATGGGGACGAGGATGAAGAGGAAGATGGGGCAGATGAAGGACATGCAGTTGGTTCCAAGAGAAAGCTCACTTCAATTGTTTGGGTTGATTTCAAGAAAGTGAGGGTCCGTGGGATATGGAAGGCACAATGTCTTCATTGTAAGAAGAAACTTGGAGGGGAATCAAAGAATGGGACAAAGCATCTTCATGTTCATTTGGCGTCTTGTACTATGAAGAAGGTCAATAGCAATGGTAAAACATTGAGCCAATCTTCTTTGAGGTTCAATTCTAGTAGCCATGGAAAAGTTTATGTGGAGAATTATACTTTTGACCAAGATTATGCTAGAAAGATGCTTGCTTCCATGATTGTGCTGCATGAGTACCCCTTATCCATAGTTGATCATACGGGCTTTCGAAGATTCATAAGTGCATTGAAACCCTTGTTTAATATGGTGACAAGAAATACAATTAG GAAGGATATTTTGGACGCTTACAAAGTTTAA